The genomic segment ATCCTGTTTAAAACTACTCCGAGCAGGTGGGCTTTTACTTTTTCCAATTGATCTTTTACCTGCTGTGCAGCTTTATAATCAACAGATTTGGATTTTATTACCAGCAACGTACCATCACTTTTTGCTGCCAGAACCGCTGCATCTATTACACTCCCTAATGGAGGCGAATCAAATATAATTATATCAAATTGGCCTTTTGCTGCTTTAAAAAAATTATCTTTTACCTCTTCAATAAATTGGCTGAACTTTTCCGTACTTAAAAGCTCTGCCGGGTTTGGAGGTATAGTACCGCAAGGTATAACAAAAAAGTTTTTAAGGTGGGTTGTATAAATAATATCGTCAATTTCGGATTCCCCGGATATAAAATCCGTTATTCCGTTTACTTGGTTTGCCTCGTT from the Bacillota bacterium genome contains:
- a CDS encoding CpsD/CapB family tyrosine-protein kinase produces the protein MPVEEAYNTLRTNIQFCGIVNKIKTITITSCNPGEGKTTVSINLAISMAKAGLKTLLVDTDLRKPNIAKVLGINEANQVNGITDFISGESEIDDIIYTTHLKNFFVIPCGTIPPNPAELLSTEKFSQFIEEVKDNFFKAAKGQFDIIIFDSPPLGSVIDAAVLAAKSDGTLLVIKSKSVDYKAAQQVKDQLEKVKAHLLGVVLNRMQKRDYGYYYNYYYGYYYGNDKLNKRKNLPSKLLKFLKKS